The proteins below come from a single Dendropsophus ebraccatus isolate aDenEbr1 chromosome 15, aDenEbr1.pat, whole genome shotgun sequence genomic window:
- the LOC138774043 gene encoding C-C chemokine receptor type 6-like, with translation MANPITTTMTEDYTIDYGEETFCSQESVRVFLKTFIPLTFSFIFLFGLVGNILVVITFSCYKKRKTMTDIYLLNMAIADILFICTLPFWAVYYYDQWIFKDFMCKLVRSIYAINFNCSMLLLACVGIDRYVAIVQATRSFRFRTMALTYKRVLCFSLWMISAVLSTITYIFSECYTTNGNRLACEARYPDYLEASKWKLAVLAVEISAGFLIPFSIMVFCYVSIIKTLLQAKNSQRHKAINVVVIVVIVFLACQLPYNVILVKKAAKLTDQKPSCQERISDSYWLFLTRTLAYCHCCLNPVIYAFIGVKFRNYFLKIIQDLWCFRKVFLHRTRWSRASSDIYSSRKTSEVSVSEGGSSFTV, from the coding sequence ATGGCAAATCCCATCACCACAACCATGACAGAAGACTACACTATAGACTACGGGGAAGAAACATTTTGCAGTCAGGAAAGTGTCAGAGTGTTTTTGAAAACCTTTATACCTCTTACATTTTCCTTTATATTTCTATTCGGACTTGTGGGAAATATACTGGTAGTGATCACATTCAGCTGCTACAAGAAAAGGAAAACCATGACGGATATCTATCTCCTTAATATGGCGATAGCGGACATTCTGTTTATTTGTACCCTTCCATTTTGGGCAGTCTATTACTACGATCAATGGATTTTCAAGGACTTCATGTGCAAATTGGTCAGAAGCATTTATGCAATAAATTTCAATTGCAGCATGTTGCTGTTGGCATGCGTGGGCATCGATAGATACGTGGCTATTGTACAGGCGACTAGGTCGTTTCGGTTCAGAACGATGGCTTTGACCTATAAACGTGTGCTCTGCTTTTCACTATGGATGATTTCTGCAGTGCTCTCCACCATTACATATATATTCAGTGAATGCTATACAACCAATGGAAACCGTCTGGCTTGTGAAGCACGTTACCCTGACTATCTGGAAGCCTCAAAATGGAAATTAGCAGTTTTAGCTGTTGAGATCAGCGCAGGATTTCTCATTCCCTTTAGCATCATGGTTTTTTGCTACGTCTCTATCATTAAAACCCTCTTGCAAGCCAAAAATTCTCAAAGACATAAAGCGATCAATGTAGTTGTCATAGTGGTCATCGTGTTCCTGGCGTGCCAACTTCCATATAATGTCATCCTAGTGAAAAAAGCCGCAAAACTGACAGATCAAAAGCCAAGCTGCCAAGAAAGAATAAGTGACTCTTACTGGTTATTTTTAACAAGGACGCTGGCCTATTGCCACTGCTGTCTGAACCCAGTCATCTACGCTTTCATCGGGGTCAAATTCAGAAATTACTTTTTGAAGATAATTCAGGATCTCTGGTGCTTTAGAAAAGTTTTTCTGCATAGAACTCGCTGGTCAAGAGCGTCTTCTGACATCTACTCCTCAAGGAAGACAAGTGAAGTGTCTGTAAGTGAAGGGGGCTCCTCTTTTACTGTATAA